The following are from one region of the Endozoicomonas sp. 4G genome:
- a CDS encoding GNAT family N-acetyltransferase: MINVEPILKQAAENHHRALLVLSGSETWAQQHAESLFSKGQEKQALWVGERNQSNETSISASKASGWLGREVDLIVFNAFSGFDVDAFGQLSGTLRGGGLFVLLVPDLDDWADYCDPDHKRLTVYPYQPEHIRGLYLARLANLIQSEATLSLLCENGDSRWQQSTDCADVPGSGQDDNVCRTSDQAQAVEGILRVAKGHRRRPLVLTADRGRGKSAALGIASARLLQSGLARIWVTAPSLASAEVVFNTAEALLDGCEVHRGKLLWHDKALEFKAPDELLHPECDSGCDLMLVDEAAAIPVPLLTQLLKHHSRIVFASTQHGYEGTGRGFAIKFRSTLSELTPKWRAQRLKQPIRWAENDPFEAFVFKALMLNASPVPDELIQGASIGHCSFARLEPKQLIHDDRLLADVFGLLVFAHYRTRPFDLRHLLDGPNIEVYCLRYQGRVVATALLALEGGIEDCLQEAIWLGQRRVRGHLIPQSLSNHCGFPEASGFAGLRVIRIAVHPLLQGHGLGTQLLKGVEEQATLRKLDYLGSSFGATPELAVFWGGSGYLPVRVGVTREAASGCYSMMVLNPLNKAFSVLTEEMQCRFISGFLMQLPVSFKAMAPDLVRVILCLSRLNIETVLDNRDRMDLESFVSSDRLFESCLPAIRSLLLSKVSDRSASKDALNGLIAKVLQGVDWSEIAKANGLTGKKQAVQWLRQWVQDLCAE; the protein is encoded by the coding sequence GTGATTAACGTCGAGCCTATCCTCAAACAGGCGGCTGAAAACCATCATCGTGCCCTTTTGGTGTTATCCGGCTCAGAAACCTGGGCACAACAACACGCTGAAAGCCTGTTTTCAAAGGGACAGGAGAAGCAAGCTCTCTGGGTCGGTGAACGCAACCAGAGTAATGAAACGTCGATCTCTGCCTCGAAAGCGTCCGGTTGGTTAGGGCGTGAGGTGGATCTCATTGTCTTTAATGCCTTTTCCGGCTTTGATGTTGATGCTTTTGGTCAGCTCAGTGGTACGTTGAGAGGCGGAGGGCTTTTCGTACTGCTGGTACCAGACCTGGATGACTGGGCTGATTATTGCGACCCGGATCATAAAAGACTCACTGTTTATCCCTATCAGCCCGAACACATCCGTGGGCTCTACCTGGCAAGACTGGCAAACCTCATTCAGTCTGAAGCGACACTCTCACTGTTATGCGAAAACGGTGATTCCCGATGGCAACAAAGTACCGATTGCGCTGATGTACCGGGTTCAGGGCAAGACGACAATGTTTGTAGAACGTCGGATCAAGCACAGGCTGTCGAAGGTATTCTTCGTGTAGCAAAAGGGCATCGTCGTCGTCCATTAGTACTCACTGCCGATCGTGGTCGGGGTAAGAGTGCTGCGCTGGGTATTGCATCCGCCCGGTTATTGCAATCGGGGCTTGCAAGGATATGGGTAACGGCACCTTCTCTGGCTTCTGCTGAGGTGGTCTTTAATACCGCTGAAGCGCTGCTTGATGGCTGTGAAGTCCATCGAGGGAAGTTGCTTTGGCACGACAAAGCACTTGAATTTAAAGCCCCCGACGAACTTTTGCATCCAGAGTGTGATTCGGGTTGTGATCTTATGCTGGTGGATGAAGCAGCGGCTATCCCGGTGCCATTACTAACCCAATTATTAAAGCATCATTCCCGAATTGTTTTCGCATCCACTCAGCACGGTTATGAAGGAACGGGCAGGGGGTTTGCCATTAAGTTCAGGTCAACCCTGTCGGAGCTGACGCCAAAATGGCGCGCCCAGCGTCTGAAACAGCCGATCCGCTGGGCTGAAAATGATCCTTTCGAAGCCTTTGTTTTCAAAGCGTTGATGCTAAATGCCTCGCCTGTACCAGATGAGCTGATACAGGGTGCAAGCATTGGGCATTGTTCTTTTGCTCGCCTTGAACCGAAGCAATTGATTCATGATGATCGGCTGCTGGCTGATGTTTTTGGTCTGCTGGTATTCGCCCATTATCGAACCCGTCCTTTTGATCTCAGGCATTTATTAGATGGCCCGAATATCGAGGTGTACTGTCTCAGGTATCAGGGGCGTGTTGTGGCCACGGCGCTGCTGGCACTGGAAGGGGGGATAGAAGACTGTTTGCAGGAAGCGATCTGGCTGGGTCAGCGCAGGGTTCGCGGTCATCTTATTCCCCAGTCCCTCAGTAATCATTGTGGTTTCCCGGAGGCTTCTGGTTTTGCCGGTTTGAGGGTGATTCGAATCGCAGTACATCCTTTATTGCAGGGGCATGGGCTGGGCACTCAGCTGTTGAAAGGGGTTGAAGAGCAGGCAACACTCAGAAAACTGGATTACCTGGGCAGTAGCTTTGGTGCGACGCCAGAACTGGCGGTTTTTTGGGGAGGTTCAGGCTATCTTCCGGTTCGCGTTGGCGTTACCCGTGAAGCGGCCAGCGGCTGTTACTCCATGATGGTTTTGAACCCCCTGAATAAAGCCTTCTCTGTTTTGACGGAAGAAATGCAGTGTCGTTTTATTTCAGGTTTTCTGATGCAGCTGCCCGTGTCGTTCAAAGCCATGGCACCTGATCTGGTTCGGGTGATACTTTGCCTGAGTCGTTTAAACATTGAAACGGTTTTGGATAACCGAGACCGAATGGATCTGGAATCCTTTGTCAGTTCCGATCGACTGTTTGAAAGCTGTCTTCCCGCTATTCGTTCCCTGCTGCTATCAAAGGTTTCTGATCGTTCTGCCTCGAAGGATGCTCTTAATGGATTAATTGCCAAAGTGCTTCAGGGGGTTGACTGGTCAGAGATCGCTAAAGCGAATGGCCTGACGGGTAAAAAGCAGGCCGTTCAATGGTTAAGGCAGTGGGTTCAGGATCTATGTGCAGAATAG
- a CDS encoding GrxA family glutaredoxin, whose translation MDRFTVFGRPGCGYCVRAKEVLESRGLPMRYVDIHAEGISKADLEKTVGKPVETVPQIFHGQKYIGGYTELAAYLKEEMAENG comes from the coding sequence ATGGATCGTTTTACTGTGTTTGGTCGTCCGGGTTGTGGTTACTGTGTACGGGCGAAAGAAGTGCTGGAAAGTCGTGGGCTGCCCATGCGGTACGTCGATATTCATGCTGAAGGCATCAGCAAGGCCGACCTGGAAAAAACAGTAGGAAAGCCAGTGGAAACCGTGCCTCAGATTTTTCATGGCCAAAAGTACATTGGCGGTTACACGGAGCTGGCTGCGTATCTGAAAGAAGAGATGGCAGAAAACGGTTAA
- a CDS encoding DNA replication terminus site-binding protein gives MSQKTAARIAVRDTLIHMVTVNRQFREQVYDDQLLPVWVMKSPDEDKNDRALAAETSTRLTYTDQQNKQETARLPGVVGIAKETLQTGIRLNEARESFKQAMSEFRKLYGDSIEAIEETSDEIRENMLGGLQIAHIHFVQSYRQLKLFETPPRRIGFSWAAHHSGSVKLSADEAIDHLRKKYLASSAIETDIQMLEQMPASETVIIKRILSPHLRANLTWAKDIEQLRKADKDFRKVYPGQINTPLPVFVQLEKGQPLPEFNRIKPFDPAARQERLTRSDTRLVKISENPHSRIYKYA, from the coding sequence ATGAGCCAGAAAACGGCGGCCAGAATTGCCGTCAGGGACACCCTGATTCACATGGTGACCGTCAACCGACAGTTTCGCGAACAAGTCTATGATGACCAGCTGCTGCCGGTTTGGGTCATGAAATCCCCGGACGAGGACAAGAACGACCGTGCCCTGGCCGCTGAGACCAGCACCCGACTGACCTATACCGACCAACAAAACAAACAGGAAACAGCCCGGTTGCCCGGAGTCGTGGGGATTGCTAAAGAGACGTTACAAACGGGTATAAGGCTTAACGAAGCCCGGGAAAGTTTCAAACAGGCCATGTCTGAGTTCAGGAAACTGTACGGAGACAGCATTGAGGCTATTGAAGAAACTTCGGATGAGATCAGGGAGAACATGCTGGGTGGCCTGCAGATAGCCCATATCCATTTTGTCCAGAGCTATCGTCAACTGAAACTCTTTGAGACGCCACCCCGTCGTATCGGTTTCAGCTGGGCCGCTCATCACAGCGGCTCCGTGAAACTCTCGGCCGATGAGGCCATTGACCATCTACGCAAGAAATACCTGGCTTCCAGCGCCATCGAGACCGACATTCAAATGCTGGAACAGATGCCCGCCAGCGAGACCGTGATTATCAAAAGAATCCTCAGCCCCCATCTTCGAGCCAATCTGACCTGGGCAAAAGACATTGAACAGCTGAGAAAGGCAGATAAAGACTTTCGCAAAGTCTACCCCGGTCAGATCAACACCCCTCTGCCTGTTTTTGTCCAGCTGGAAAAAGGCCAGCCGTTGCCAGAGTTCAACCGGATCAAACCGTTTGACCCCGCTGCCAGACAGGAGCGGCTGACTCGCAGTGACACCAGACTGGTGAAAATATCCGAAAATCCACACTCTCGAATTTATAAGTACGCTTAA
- the pdxH gene encoding pyridoxamine 5'-phosphate oxidase: MDISHLRENYTRAGLDLDSLDPDPFQQFDLWFQQALEAQLPEPNAMSLATTSKEGLPGLRTVLLKYVSPEGFVFFTNYSSRKAHDIADNPNVAIMFPWVALERQVTVRGRAEKISKADSLKYFTSRPHGSQLGAWVSHQSSVITGRKVLEMKLEEMKRKFKEGKVPLPDFWGGYRIIPETIEFWQGRPNRLHDRFLYTRAESSWTIERLSP, encoded by the coding sequence ATGGATATCAGTCATCTGCGAGAGAATTACACCCGGGCGGGTCTGGATCTGGACTCTCTTGATCCCGATCCCTTCCAACAGTTTGACCTCTGGTTTCAGCAGGCCCTTGAGGCACAGTTGCCTGAACCCAACGCCATGAGCCTGGCTACTACCTCCAAAGAAGGTTTACCCGGTCTGCGAACCGTTCTGTTGAAGTACGTAAGCCCTGAAGGCTTTGTCTTTTTCACTAACTACAGCAGTCGCAAGGCCCACGATATTGCTGACAACCCTAACGTCGCCATTATGTTCCCCTGGGTTGCCCTGGAGCGACAGGTCACTGTCCGGGGCCGTGCCGAAAAGATTTCCAAAGCCGACTCACTAAAATATTTCACCAGCCGCCCCCACGGCAGCCAGCTGGGTGCCTGGGTATCGCACCAGAGTTCCGTCATTACTGGCAGAAAAGTGCTTGAGATGAAATTGGAAGAAATGAAAAGAAAATTCAAAGAAGGCAAAGTCCCCCTGCCGGATTTCTGGGGAGGCTACCGGATCATCCCTGAGACCATAGAGTTCTGGCAGGGACGACCTAATCGCCTGCACGACCGCTTCCTCTACACACGGGCAGAATCCAGCTGGACTATTGAAAGGCTGTCACCATGA